A genomic window from Lycium barbarum isolate Lr01 chromosome 4, ASM1917538v2, whole genome shotgun sequence includes:
- the LOC132638365 gene encoding uncharacterized protein LOC132638365 codes for MPPITEEQKNQDVQDIIQDGFKGAATTCALTSLAVFAAARYCPWAKANINYAGKTFIISALTAASFAFSAEQSMIVESGDRAGRLSFGTGGVLDPKKAKDIVWSGFSIAELIMAVGPFDRGRWSV; via the exons ATGCCACCCATTACCGAAGAACAAAAAAATCAGGACGTTCAAG ACATCATTCAAGATGGATTTAAAGGAGCTGCCACGACATGTGCTCTTACTTCTCTAGCTGTG TTTGCTGCTGCTCGCTATTGTCCATGGGCTAAGGCAAATATAAATTATGCTGGTAAAACATTCATCATATCTGCAT TGACTGCAGCTTCTTTTGCCTTCAGCGCTGAACAGTCTATG aTCGTTGAGTCCGGAGACCGAGCAGGAAGACTTTCTTttgggaccggaggagtgcttgatccgaagaaagcaaaggacatcgtttggtccggtttctccatagccgagttgatcatggccgttggcccgtttgatcgtggccgttggtctgtttga